In Aedes albopictus strain Foshan chromosome 3, AalbF5, whole genome shotgun sequence, the following are encoded in one genomic region:
- the LOC134290794 gene encoding uncharacterized protein LOC134290794 has translation MTASLTTVLYRFRQRQIAIAGDIREMFHQIQIRPQDRQAHRFLWRDERGETSKQYVMDVATFGSTCSPSSAQYIKNRNAEEWSEQYPEAAVAIIECHYVDDYLDSLDCEEEAVQLALDVKTVHAKAGFDMRNWLSNSELVVQRVGDPGQQVTKSFTVGKSSETERVLGMSWTPKEDTFTFAVHFRSDIQSLISGTSVPTKRQVLRAVMSVLDPLGLVAVFVIHGKCLVKDIWRTKIGWDDPIPEKLHETWRRWIQVLQQLPQLELPRCYFPNYSVGSLRSLQLHVFMDASETAYSCVAYFRIEDQERGFRCVLVSSQTKVAPLKPLSIPRLELQAAVIGTRLMKSIQQTHTLLICRRVIWSDSRTVLSWIQSDQRNYRQFVAFRIGEILEETKLEEWRWIPSRFNVADEATKWGNGPNLRENSRWFCGPEFLCKEESEWPKQELPEADTAEEQRPVNAHHRAAEEPLVDFRRFSSLQRLVRTVAYVRRFIAIARGRFVAEAPASAILSRQEIQEAEFTRVYVGFKRRFTPMNCIRFVPISS, from the coding sequence ATGACTGCGTCGCTCACAACAGTGCTGTATCGTTTCCGGCAACGACAAATTGCCATAGCAGGTGACATCAGGGAGATGTTTCACCAGATCCAAATTCGTCCACAAGATCGTCAAGCCCACAGATTTTTATGGCGAGATGAACGTGGTGAAACGAGTAAGCAATACGTCATGGATGTGGCAACCTTCGGGTCGACCTGCTCACCTTCGTCggcccaatacattaaaaacaggAATGCTGAAGAGTGGAGCGAACAGTACCCGGAGGCTGCGGTAGCCATCATAGAGTGTCATTACGTCGATGACTATCTGGACAGTCTGGATTGCGAGGAAGAAGCTGTTCAACTGGCGCTCGATGTGAAGACCGTTCACGCTAAGGCCGGATTTGATATGCGGAATTGGCTATCAAACTCAGAGCTGGTCGTTCAACGGGTCGGGGATCCGGGCCAGCAGGTTACGAAGAGTTTCACAGTCGGCAAAAGTTCGGAGACTGAAAGGGTGCTGGGAATGAGTTGGACACCGAAGGAGGACACTTTCACTTTCGCTGTGCATTTTCGGAGCGACATCCAATCGTTGATCAGTGGCACGAGCGTGCCAACCAAACGCCAAGTTCTGCGGGCCGTCATGAGTGTTCTCGACCCCCTGGGATTAGTCGCGGTGTTCGTGATCCACGGAAAGTGCTTGGTGAAAGACATTTGGCGGACCAAAATTGGTTGGGATGAtccaattcccgagaaactccacgaAACTTGGCGTCGATGGATTCAAGTTCTTCAACAGCTACCTCAACTCGAACTACCACGATGCTACTTTCCAAACTACAGTGTCGGCAGTCTTCGGAGTCTACAGCTTCATGTGTTTATGGATGCCAGCGAGACGGCCTACTCTTGCGTCGCTTACTTCCGGATTGAGGATCAGGAAAGGGGATTCCGATGCGTGCTAGTTTCGTCCCAGACAAAGGTGGCTCCGCTAAAACCGCTGTCAATACCACGTTTGGAGCTCCAGGCGGCAGTCATTGGTACACGACTGATGAAGTCCATCCAGCAGACCCACACGCTGCTTATCTGCCGACGAGTTATTTGGAGCGATTCAAGGACCGTCCTATCATGGATCCAATCAGATCAACGGAATTACCGGCAGTTTGTTGCGTTTCGGATAGGCGAGATCTTGGAGGAGACCAAATTGGAAGAATGGAGATGGATTCCATCGCGCTTCAACGTCGCTGACGAAGCGACAAAATGGGGAAATGGACCAAACCTACGCGAGAACAGCCGATGGTTCTGTGGACCAGAGTTCCTATGCAAAGAAGAATCGGAGTGGCCGAAACAGGAGCTCCCGGAAGCAGATACAGCGGAAGAACAACGACCAGTGAACGCGCACCATCGAGCGGCAGAGGAACCACTCGTCGACTTCAGACGATTTTCCAGTCTTCAACGTTTGGTTAGAACGGTTGCTTATGTGCGTCGTTTCATTGCTATCGCTAGAGGAAGATTCGTTGCTGAAGCTCCTGCATCTGCAATATTGTCTCGCCAAGAGATTCAGGAAGCGGAGTTTACACGGGTTTACGTTGGGTTCAAGCGGAGGTTTACCCCGATGAATTGCATACGCTTCGTGCCAATCAGCAGCTAG